The Ictalurus punctatus breed USDA103 chromosome 17, Coco_2.0, whole genome shotgun sequence sequence GAGACAGAACAACCTGAGAGTTACCAGAACCAGGATTTCATGATTAGAAGATAACATGGATGCATCGAAGTTCTCCAACTTCACTATCGATTACATTCTGGGGGAAAGGACGCGACCTCAAACACATGCAGAACTTTCATCAGCATCGCAGACCTTTCAGGAAGATTTAAGTAGCGTGAGCCTGCCTTCAGCGAGTGGTTTTTACGCTCAGGCTAGCGGGGTAGCACAGATGGGTTTCCCTGCGTCCTGCCCTGGCATCTACGACACAGCAGCTTGTTATAACACTTTCCACTGCTGTGGACCGGTCACTTACTATCAGACCAACTTTAACATGGGTTACTGCGGCGGGGAGCACTGGTTTCATGCCCAGCCAGGTAAGACTTATATTTCTAATAGGTACTAATAAGTTTACGTGTAGGCtatataattttctttctttctttctttctttttttttttttggaataacGTGGAAGTGACTTCATGACTCTTCTACAGGACAAGAAAAGTCACCATAATTATGCTGTGTCTCCTATATGTAACTCTGTGTGCGTCTCTACTCAAACAAAATCCTATATTCTCTTATAGTAGGCTACTGCATGCTGCTTGAATTGTATTTCAAATATGAAGGTATAATATTAAAGAtagtctacaaaaaaaaaagtctgtctCTTTGACATAAACTATGTTATAGCCTACATAATAATCAGGGTACTCAGCCTACATCACTATGCTGTATATGCTAAATGTGTTGGGTCCAGTGATTAATTGACAAATTTCTTATAATACAGATTACGAAAGAGAGGAATGTCATCAAAGTCCTCAGCATAGGCAACGAAACCGCATTAGGACAGTGTTCACCGAGAGTCAAGTGAAGCAGCTCGATCAGCTCTTTAACATCACCGACTATCCAACTGCGGAAGTGCGCGCACAGCTGGCGAGAAGCACGGGCCTCAGTGAAGAGACAGTCCGGGTAAGATAACTGCCTTCATGGCCATTTCAAACCTGACCTCTGTGATATTGTAttgcaatttattttaaatgaaatgtcgTAATTTATTTGCAGTAGTATTATGCCACAGGTTTCTGTAAACACGCGGCAAAGCACAAAAATTCACAAGGATAAGGAAAGCTTGCTGGTGTTTTAGTTGCAATTTGTCATATAAACAGCAGAGGGCGCTAAATACTAATTTACAATGTCAATACTGTGTGAACTGTATGTGGCACCGTATTTGATGAGATTTCTTAAATTTCTTTGTTTGAATGTAGTACTGaagtctttttctctctctctctctctcttgtagGTATGGTTCAAAAATCGCCGGGCTCGACGCAAGAGGCAGAAAACCACAAGTGACTCACCAGATCCTTAAACAACTTTCAtttatcttattttttatttacagaacagcggttttaaacaaaataaagctTAATGTTTCGCATAAACTGCATTGTTGTTTtgtacttcttctttttttaaaccaacatATCCATTCATGTATGCTTAAGCTTTCTACAAATCACAGCAAGAAAATCATGTACGAAAACACCACGTTTATTAATGGTATATCTATTAAATGGTATATCCATGGTATATccatggggggtggggggattcCCACTTGATGTTATTAACATGCTAATACacgactgaaaaaaaaaaggaaaacaaattcATAATAACAGCATGCAGTAGCTTAGTTAGCAAACCCAGAACTGACTCCAAGCAGAACAATCATCACAAATATTTCTTGTAGTAGATAGTTCACATGAACACAAACATGGATATTGACACCAGGTTGTCCAACtgatgcacatttaaaaaatacatagtGAAATTATCAAAATATATCTTTTTGgacaaataaatgtttacaaatCAATAATATCAAGTAGCCTACATGACTGGGTAGATTAACAAAATGCGTTAAATACTTAAACATTTTTTCCACCTCTTGATCTGGTAAGGAATGAAACAGAGAGATATTCCAGCACTCTGAATTGCAGTTAAAATATCTACCCATTATTtcttttgaaaatgaatgaaatgaaacatgtTTAGAAATTGAAGTAATAGCATTTTGATGGAACATGTATAGTATATTTTACTGAAATATGTATAGCTTAAAAAGTCACCCTAAAACAATACACTTGTCACAAATCGCCACATTTCAGTGATTGCATTTACTACTGGTTATACTGCAGGATGTTTTGCACTCAATCTTAAATGCCTTTCACTAGTCTCATATCACTACAGAGACGATGATTGCACTACACAAATTCAATAATACATGAATAAGTTGCAGTATGACAACACCAtggaaaaaaatccagatttgtTAAGCAGTGTtgcatttgacttttttttttttttttttttttgtgcagttcTGTTGATCAAGTTGATTGTAGAAAAGGTATACAAGCCAAtttagttttttccccccacagttTGCCAATAGCTGTAGACCAATGATGAGTCACAATTCCTCTTAATCCTGCTTGTGATGAAGGTAACTGAGATGACCCAAAACAGTTAAATTAGTTAAAGGCAGAAAGTTGAGATTGGAGCTCTGAGTCATGCTGTGCTTAAGAACACTAATATGTCAGCCATATTCAAAGAGCAAGTTGATGTAGGTTAAATATTGCTGTTGacaaatatatttacacactttCATGACTGCTAGAAGTGCTGAAGTGGATCATTAATAAGACCTATTAAAacttaaattatatatatatatatatatatatatatatatatatatatatatatatatatatatatatatatatatatatagagagagagagagagagagagagagagagagagagagagagagatgtttcaGAAAATTATGTACAAGAATTTATTGTAGATTAATTGAATATGATCGTTGACTCATTAAATTATACATAAAAATTACTTTCATAAGTAAATCTGTTTCAGTGTCACTCCATTATATAATTTGACTGATTGGCTAATTAACTGAATATACTTATTCTTTAAAACAGGTGATTTTACTAGGGTAGTATTTGTCCTATTTTTGTGGTTTACATAGAAAAATTACAGAATTATATGAGTTTATTAATGAACCCTTTAGagtatgtagtgtagtgtggtagTGTGGGTTattataaattacatttattttatttaactgttaATTAACTGGCCTGTATAACCATGTCTGCCCACTGTCATGCAGAGCACATCAATATGAATATAATGCATACTTGTATTGGGAACagcaattacaattacaataaatCCTGTCTCCTGTAGCATTAGATAATGTATTGCTACTTAATGTCATTGTATATGTAAATTTAACATCTCTTAGAATGACATGAATTATCCACATACAAGCAATAACTGCTGAACGAACTAACTAATGTAAAGGCATTTAAAAGCTTGGTTTTCGACTGACCACTGAAATAATAACAGTGGATAATGAAGCAACTGCAACCACGATAAATTTTAGGCCCGGG is a genomic window containing:
- the dharma gene encoding dharma; the protein is MDASKFSNFTIDYILGERTRPQTHAELSSASQTFQEDLSSVSLPSASGFYAQASGVAQMGFPASCPGIYDTAACYNTFHCCGPVTYYQTNFNMGYCGGEHWFHAQPDYEREECHQSPQHRQRNRIRTVFTESQVKQLDQLFNITDYPTAEVRAQLARSTGLSEETVRVWFKNRRARRKRQKTTSDSPDP